From a single Raphanus sativus cultivar WK10039 chromosome 3, ASM80110v3, whole genome shotgun sequence genomic region:
- the LOC130510025 gene encoding disease resistance protein RML1A-like, with product MEAHPSISDCLPLLEWLRIGGINLKRLTYVPESVTHLDLSNSGLERLPYCIIGLPRLESLFVYQCRKLVSLLGLPPSLKYINANDCESLERVSFVFSDSLREIEFQNCLNLDEESRRVIMQQKVHHSVCLPGKEIPAEFTNRAIGNSIVIPTGLSRNSRLRFKACLLISPVTYSHLDIACVVTKGGVTIAKLKWDSMNVSHFLTEHLFLCDGNLTPGRPSVDGNANDILFEFSCRDSFKITECGLQILWENSWEFSDCETVGTGDRSNRYRYETYEPEAVQISQREDVQGSNYSRSCWSWLKKLCSRKRDDRNYPHYDYHSRVAETTATSHMTPIMIRRE from the coding sequence ATGGAAGCTCATCCATCAATTAGTGATTGTTTGCCTCTTCTGGAGTGGCTTCGTATAGGTGGCATAAACCTCAAGAGATTAACATATGTTCCGGAAAGTGTAACACATCTAGACCTAAGCAATAGCGGTCTAGAGAGGCTTCCATATTGCATTATAGGCCTCCCTCGATTAGAAAGTCTTTTCGTCTACCAGTGCAGAAAACTAGTGTCACTACTGGGTCTTCCCCCTTCTCTCAAGTACATAAATGCAAATGATTGTGAATCACTCGAGAGAGTGAGTTTTGTTTTCAGTGATTCACTGAGGGAAATCGAGTTCCAGAACTGTTTGAACTTGGATGAAGAATCAAGAAGGGTAATCATGCAACAAAAGGTTCACCACAGTGTATGCTTACCGGGTAAAGAAATTCCTGCGGAGTTTACTAACCGAGCTATAGGAAACTCCATAGTCATCCCTACGGGTCTCTCTAGAAACTCAAGGTTAAGATTTAAGGCTTGTCTTCTGATTTCGCCAGTCACCTACTCACATCTTGATATAGCTTGCGTAGTCACCAAGGGAGGTGTCACCATTGCGAAACTTAAGTGGGATTCAATGAATGTTTCTCATTTTCTGACGGAACACCTGTTTTTATGCGATGGTAACTTAACTCCAGGAAGACCTAGCGTGGATGGGAATGCTAATGATATTTTGTTCGAATTTAGCTGCAGAGATAGCTTCAAGATTACTGAGTGCGGTTTACAGATCTTGTGGGAAAACAGTTGGGAATTCAGTGATTGTGAAACAGTTGGGACTGGAGACAGAAGCAACCGCTACAGATATGAAACCTATGAACCTGAAGCCGTTCAGATCTCTCAACGTGAAGACGTTCAAGGCAGTAATTATAGTAGATCTTGTTGGAGTTGGCTTAAGAAGCTTTGCTCTCGAAAAAGAGATGACCGTAACTACCCTCATTATGATTATCACTCAAGGGTAGCGGAAACAACCGCAACAAGCCATATGACCCCCATTATGATTCGACGAGAATAA